CAGCTTCGCGCTCGGCGTGCCGCAGGAGTGGAACGTGCTGTTCGTCTACTCCGCGCTCGTGCTGTTCGGCACCAACGCCGAGGTTGAACCGTGGCAGCTCGGCAGCCCGCTCCTGTGGGCCATCCTCCTCCTGGCCCTGGTGGTGGTGCCCGTCGTCGGCAACCTGCGACCGGACAAGGTGTCGTTCCTGCCGTCGATGCGGTACTACGCCGGCAACTGGGCGACGACCACCTGGCTGTTCACGCCCGAAGCGCTCGCCCGGTTCGACCGCGAGGTGCCGAAGGTCGCCGACGAGCTGCTGACCCAGCTGCGTCGCTTCTACGACGACGACGCCAACGAGGTCTCGTTGTCCCGCGTCCCGGCGTTCCGCGCGATGCACCTCCACGGGCGGCTCGTGCAGCGGTTGATCTGCCGTGCGGTCGAGGACCCCGACGACCGCGTGATCCGCGAGGGCGAGCTCGTGGCCGGCATGGCGCTCGGCTGGAACTTCGGCGACGGCCACCTCCACGACGAGCAGCTGCTGGATGCCGTGCAGGAACGCTGTGGCTTCGCCCCCGGTGAGCTGCGCATCGTCGCCATCGAGTCCCAGCCGATCACGCGGGCGACGTGGTCGTGGCGGATCGTCGACGCGGCCGACGGGGTGCTGCTGCGCGGTACCGCACCCGTCACCGATGCCCTCGAGCAGCAGCCCTGGCCCGACCCGATCCAGGGGAGGGACGAGGCGCCGTGAGCCGTCGATCGCGAAGCCGCGGTGGGTACGACGCCGTCGTTGTCGGGGGCGGACCCAACGGCCTGTCAGCGGCCCTCACCTTCGCCCGGGCCGGTCGCTCGGTCCTGCTGCTGGAGGCCGCCGACGAGATCGGCGGGGCCTGCCGCTCCGCCCCGCTCCTCGGGCCCGGCTGGATCAACGACCTCGGCTCGGCCATCCACCCGATCGCACGTGCCTCTCCCTTCTTCGCCGGCCTCGACCTCGAGTCACACGGCCTGGAATGGATCACCCCGCCGGCGTCGGTCGGCCATCCGCTCGACGACGGTCGAGCGGCAGTCGCATGGCGCGACCTCGACCGCACCGTCGAGGCACTGGGACGCGACGGGTCGACGTACCGCCGGATCGTGCAGCCGCTGGCCGACCGGCTCGACGACCTGATGGACCTCAGCCTGCGACCGCTGCTGCGGGTGCCCCGTCACCCCCTGTTCGCCGCTCGGTTCGGCGTGCAGGCGGCGGTTCCCGCCCGCTGGTACGCCAAGGGGCTGTTCCGTACCGACGAGGCCCGGGCGCTCTTCGCGGGTCATGCCGCCCATGCCGTCCTGCCGCTCGACCGGCCCCTGACCAGCTCCTTCGCCCTGATGTTCGGGGCGACGGTCCACACGGTGGGTTGGCCGTTCCCACGTGGTGGCGCCGGCGCGTTGACCGCCGCGCTGCACCGCTGCCTCCTCGCCCTCGGTGGTGAGGTCCGGACCGGGCACCCGGTGCAGTCCATGGCCGACATCCCACCGGCTGACCACGTCGTCCTCGCCCTCACGCCCCTGCAGGTCCTGCGGATCACCGGCGACCACTTCCCGGCCGGCTACCGGGCCTCGCTGGCCCGCTTCCGCTACGGGCCGGGCCTGTTCAAGCTCGACCTCGGCCTGTCCGGCCCGATCCCGTGGACCAACCCCGACCTGCACGAGACGGCCACCGTGCACGTCGGCGGCACCGTGGACGACGTCGCCCTCGCCGAACGTGTCGTGGCCGCCGGTCACCATGCCCGCGAGCCCTTCCTCATCCTCGCCCAGCACTCGCGCTTCGATCCCTCCCGCGCACCCGATGGCAAGCACACCGTCTGGGTGTACTGCCACGTCCCGAACGGGTCGACGCGTGACATGACCGAGGCCATCGAACGGCGTATCGAACGGTTCGCCCCGGGATTCCGTGACCTCGTCGAGCATCGCCACGCCTCGACCACCGCCGACCTCGAGGCCTTCGACGCCAACCTGGTCGGCGGCGACGTCGGCGGCGGCAGCCACGGAGGCCTCCAGCTGCTCCTGCGGCCCCGACCACAGCTCGTCCCATGGGCGACTCCCGACCCGTCGATCTGGATCGGTTCGGCCTCGACGACCCCCGGCGGAGGGGTCCACGGCATGGCCGGCCACCAGGCTGCCAACGCGGTTCTTTCGGACTCGATTCGACCGAACGTTTGACTGAACTTTGTTCAGCTGTCTGATTGTCGGACATGTCATCGGACTGAAATCTGAATGACCTTCCGTTGACGCACGACCCGACAAGCATGACCGGCTCCCGGTGCCACCGCCGTTGCACCGCCCGATCACGACCATGGAGAACTGATGCCGCGCGTCCTTGCACGCTTGCTGTTGCTCGCCCTCGTCCTGTCCCTGCTCCCCGCCACCGCGTCGCTCGCCGCGTCGCCGGAGCTGGACTTCGACAGCGACCGCCTGAACGACGAGATCCTCTCGGGTGTCCCTGCCCACGACGTCACTGACGATCCGATCCGCGACGCCGACGCCCCGCCGTCGACGGACTTCGCCGAACCGCTGGGCGCCGACGCGAGCTTCGCCCAGACCAGCTGCCCGCTGAGCTTCTTCCCGGCAGACCCCGACGACTCGTCGTTCTTCATCGGCGTGACCCCCTACGAGGACATCGCGCCACGCCTGTGTGCGGCAGCGACCTCGCCCCGCGTCGACGTGCAGGTCGCCGGCCACACCGTGGAGGGTCGCGAGATGGTCTTCGTGGACGTCACCGCGCCGTGGTCGGCCGAGGACGCGGCGGCCAACGATGCGCTGGAGACGCTGCTCGTCGAGGACCCCGAGGCCGCTCGTGAGCTGTTCGACAACGGTGGCTACGACGACTACCGGCCCCACATCACCATCACCGGCAACATCCACGGCAACGAGTACGAGGGCCTGGACGGCACGCTCGACTTCGTGGAGTACATCGCCGCTGCTGATGGCGATGATCCCATCACGGAGAACGTGGACAACCTGACGCCGGAAGAGATCGCGGCGCTGCCCACCGTCGACGAGGTGCTCAGCAGCTACATCATCTCGATCCTGCCCTCCTCCAACCCCGATGGGCGGGTGAATGGCGTCCGCCAGAACAGCAATGGCTTCGACCTGAACCGCGACCACGTGACCGGTAGCCAGCCCGAGACCCGGGTGATGCGCGACCTCATCACCGAGACCACACCGGTCCTCTTCATCGACATCCACGGCTACGTCGGCCCCGGTGGCCTGATCGAGCCGTGCACACCCCCACACAACTTCGCCTACGAGTACGACCTGTACCTGCCCAACGCCTACGCCAACGCCCTGTCCATGGAGCAGGAGGCGTTCCGTCGGACGACCATCCTGGACGGCACCGGCGAGACCGAGTCCTATCTGCCCTATCGCGACGACGACCAGGGCTGGGACGACTGGCCGCCGATCTTCACCGGCATGTACGCGATCTACCACGGCGGCAGCGGCCACACCGTCGAGATCCCCATGAGCCCCCGGAGCGGGTCCCTGACTCCGGAGGAACGTGCGCTCCGCGTGGCCGTCAACACCGAGTACGCCCGTGCGGCCATCGACGGCACGATCCTGGAGGGCATGGCCAGCCGGGATGACCTGCTCGCCGACCAGATCGAGTGGAACGTCCGCGGGGTCACCGGCGCCGACCAGCGCAACGAGGACCTGCTGGACAACGCGTTCCCGCACTTCGACGCCCTCGACCTGTGGGAGACCGACTACCCGGATGCCTACGTCCTGCCCGTCGGCGCAGGCCAGGAGAGCGACGCGGCGGCCGCCCGGCTCGTCGACTTCCTCCTCACCCAGGACGTCATCATCACCCAGCTGACCCACCCGACCACGATCGGTGGGACCACCTACCCCACTGGCAGCTGGGTCGTGCCGATGGCCCAGACCAAGCGTGCCCTGGCCCAGACCCTGCTGGACATCGGGCAGGACATCACCCCCCGTGGCATCGTCGCGATGTACGACATCTCTGGCTGGAGCATGTCCGACCTCTGGGGCGCCACGGTCGACCGCATCGCCAGCGACCCGCTGCTGGACATCGGCCAGCCGGTCGACGACACCCCCGTCAGGGGCAGGGTCGTCGCCGGTGACGCCGTCGCCTACGCCTTCCCGATCCGTGACGCCTCCGACGTCGCCGTCCTGCACCAGCTGCAGGACGAGGGTGTCGAGGTGCAGCGGGCGGCCGACGGACGCGTCCTCGTGGCGCCGTCCGCACGACCGCTGCTGCTGGAGATCGTCGAGACGACCGACATCACCTTCACGCCGTTGACGACCCTGCCCGAGGACCGGACCGAGCTCGAGCCGTTCGTCGTCGGCACCAACCTGTCGGGGCCGGACCTGTACGTCATCTCCGACGTGCTGGGCTTCGACGTCCTGCCGGTCGGCACGGACACCATCAACGGGACCGACCCGGACGTGTCGTTGGACGACGTCGACGTGCTGTACCTCGACGGCTCGCTCCGCAGCGTCACGCCCGAGGGCTACACGGCGCTTGGCGCGTGGATGGATGCCGGTGGCGGTGTCGTCGCCTACGGCACGGCCGTGGATACCCTGTCGGCCGCCGGCCTGGAGACCCCGACCCGCAACACCGTGTCGCGGTCCACCAACGGGACGATCAACGTTTCGCAGGCGGCTGACTCCGAGGTCATGCCCGACCGGCCGGCGGAGGACGTCACATTCGTCTACGGCCCGTCGTTCTTCACCGAACTGCCCGCTGACTACGAGGTCGTGCAGACGGTCCTCGAGGGCAGCGCCGACGGCGTCATGCGCGCCGGTCACTGGGCCTCCCTCACCACCTACCCGCAGGCCGAGACCATCGGACGGCCGATCACCGTTGCCGCCGAGCTCGCCGACGGCGAACGCGTCGTCGTGACGGGTGCCGACACCATGTTCCGCGACATGGTCAAGGGCCTCGACAAGGACCTCGTCGACTGGCTCATCTGGGCCGACGGTGGCGCCGCCACGACCGACGACCTGGGCGACCCGTTCGTCCAGCCCACGACCCCGACCGACCCCGGCGAGCCGACCGACCCCGGTGAGCCGACCGACCCCGGTGAACCCACCGACCCGGGTGAGACCGACGTCGAGCGGATCGCCGGCGAGAGCCGTGTGGCCACCGCCATCGCCCTCTCGGTCGCGAGCTTCCCCGAGGGTGCTGACACCGTCGTGGTGGCCACCGCCAACGACTACCCCGACGCGCTGACCGCCGGTCCGCTGGCCGGGTTGTCGGATGGTCCGGTGCTGCTGAGCCCGGGCGACACCGTCCCGGGTGAGGTGCTGGCCGAGATCGACCGGTTGTCGCCGACGGAGATCATCGTCGCCGGTGGCACTGCGGTGATGAGCGAAGCCGCCGAGGCCCAGCTCGCCGAGCTGGCTACGGTCCTCCGCCTGGCCGGTGACACCAGGTTCGGTACCGCAGTCGCGGTGTCGGCCCACTTCGCCGAGCCGGGTGGGACCCTCGTCGTGGCGACCGGCGAGTCCTTCGCCGACGCCCTGGCTGGCGGTGTCCTCGCCGGACGGCGTGACGCCCCGGTGCTGCTGGTCCAGACCGACGGCGTCCCCGACGTGACCGCGTCGGAGATCCAGCGGCTGGCCCCCTCCGACGTGATCGTCATGGGTGGCACGGCCGCCGTGACCGATGCGGTGGTGGACCAGGTCGCCGAGCTGGCCGGTGTGACGCCGCGCCGGATCGCCGGTGCAGACCGGTACGAGACGGCGGCGTTGACCGCGACCGAGCTCGGGAGCGCCGAGGTGGCGTTCATCGCCACCGCCGGGACCTTCGCCGACGCGTTGGCCGCGGTGCCGGTTGCGGTGATCGAGGACGGCGTGCTGCTGCTCGTCGACGTCGACCGGGTGCCCGAGACGGTCAGCACGGTGCTGGCCGACCTGACGCCCCCGCGCATCACGGTCCTCGGTGGGACCAGCGCGGTGTCGCAGGAGGTGGTCGACGCCCTCGGCTGATCGAGATCCCGCCGACGGCGGCCGCCTCCCTTCGGGGAGGCGGCCGCTGGCGTGTTGCGGCTCGGCGCGTGACCGGGTGCCGGGTTCGGTCCGGACACGACAACGGCGACCCCGATGGGGTCGCCGTGGTGCGTTCCGGCCTGTCGGCCGGAGGGGCGTGCTACAGGGCGTTGGCCCGAGCAGCCATGCGCGACTTCTTGTTGGCCGCGTTGTTCTTCTTGATCAGGCCGGAGGAGACGGCCTTGTCCAGCTTCTGGGCGGCGTCGCGGAGGGCCGCGGTCGCTGCGTCCTTGTCGCCGGAGTCGACGGCTT
The nucleotide sequence above comes from Euzebya pacifica. Encoded proteins:
- a CDS encoding phytoene desaturase family protein, which codes for MSRRSRSRGGYDAVVVGGGPNGLSAALTFARAGRSVLLLEAADEIGGACRSAPLLGPGWINDLGSAIHPIARASPFFAGLDLESHGLEWITPPASVGHPLDDGRAAVAWRDLDRTVEALGRDGSTYRRIVQPLADRLDDLMDLSLRPLLRVPRHPLFAARFGVQAAVPARWYAKGLFRTDEARALFAGHAAHAVLPLDRPLTSSFALMFGATVHTVGWPFPRGGAGALTAALHRCLLALGGEVRTGHPVQSMADIPPADHVVLALTPLQVLRITGDHFPAGYRASLARFRYGPGLFKLDLGLSGPIPWTNPDLHETATVHVGGTVDDVALAERVVAAGHHAREPFLILAQHSRFDPSRAPDGKHTVWVYCHVPNGSTRDMTEAIERRIERFAPGFRDLVEHRHASTTADLEAFDANLVGGDVGGGSHGGLQLLLRPRPQLVPWATPDPSIWIGSASTTPGGGVHGMAGHQAANAVLSDSIRPNV
- a CDS encoding cell wall-binding repeat-containing protein — protein: MPRVLARLLLLALVLSLLPATASLAASPELDFDSDRLNDEILSGVPAHDVTDDPIRDADAPPSTDFAEPLGADASFAQTSCPLSFFPADPDDSSFFIGVTPYEDIAPRLCAAATSPRVDVQVAGHTVEGREMVFVDVTAPWSAEDAAANDALETLLVEDPEAARELFDNGGYDDYRPHITITGNIHGNEYEGLDGTLDFVEYIAAADGDDPITENVDNLTPEEIAALPTVDEVLSSYIISILPSSNPDGRVNGVRQNSNGFDLNRDHVTGSQPETRVMRDLITETTPVLFIDIHGYVGPGGLIEPCTPPHNFAYEYDLYLPNAYANALSMEQEAFRRTTILDGTGETESYLPYRDDDQGWDDWPPIFTGMYAIYHGGSGHTVEIPMSPRSGSLTPEERALRVAVNTEYARAAIDGTILEGMASRDDLLADQIEWNVRGVTGADQRNEDLLDNAFPHFDALDLWETDYPDAYVLPVGAGQESDAAAARLVDFLLTQDVIITQLTHPTTIGGTTYPTGSWVVPMAQTKRALAQTLLDIGQDITPRGIVAMYDISGWSMSDLWGATVDRIASDPLLDIGQPVDDTPVRGRVVAGDAVAYAFPIRDASDVAVLHQLQDEGVEVQRAADGRVLVAPSARPLLLEIVETTDITFTPLTTLPEDRTELEPFVVGTNLSGPDLYVISDVLGFDVLPVGTDTINGTDPDVSLDDVDVLYLDGSLRSVTPEGYTALGAWMDAGGGVVAYGTAVDTLSAAGLETPTRNTVSRSTNGTINVSQAADSEVMPDRPAEDVTFVYGPSFFTELPADYEVVQTVLEGSADGVMRAGHWASLTTYPQAETIGRPITVAAELADGERVVVTGADTMFRDMVKGLDKDLVDWLIWADGGAATTDDLGDPFVQPTTPTDPGEPTDPGEPTDPGEPTDPGETDVERIAGESRVATAIALSVASFPEGADTVVVATANDYPDALTAGPLAGLSDGPVLLSPGDTVPGEVLAEIDRLSPTEIIVAGGTAVMSEAAEAQLAELATVLRLAGDTRFGTAVAVSAHFAEPGGTLVVATGESFADALAGGVLAGRRDAPVLLVQTDGVPDVTASEIQRLAPSDVIVMGGTAAVTDAVVDQVAELAGVTPRRIAGADRYETAALTATELGSAEVAFIATAGTFADALAAVPVAVIEDGVLLLVDVDRVPETVSTVLADLTPPRITVLGGTSAVSQEVVDALG
- the rpsT gene encoding 30S ribosomal protein S20, whose amino-acid sequence is MANIQSQIKRNRQTERARTRNKAQRSDLKTFMKKFDQAVDSGDKDAATAALRDAAQKLDKAVSSGLIKKNNAANKKSRMAARANAL